One Bacillus sp. E(2018) DNA window includes the following coding sequences:
- the rsbW gene encoding anti-sigma B factor RsbW, whose protein sequence is MRTASDYIEMKVPAKPDYVGVVRLTISGLANRMGFAFDEIEDIKIAVSEAVTNVVNHAYTDTDEDKGQVRVGCNIYDDRIEITVVDQGKSFDVESISKNLGPVDGKSVDQLHEGGLGLFLIDTLMDKVEISSEAGVVVMMTKYLHRDEVEEHVDRISPAPSQ, encoded by the coding sequence ATGAGAACAGCGTCCGACTATATTGAAATGAAGGTCCCTGCAAAACCGGATTATGTAGGCGTCGTCAGGTTAACGATCTCTGGCCTGGCTAACCGCATGGGTTTTGCGTTTGACGAAATTGAAGATATCAAAATTGCTGTATCAGAAGCTGTAACGAACGTTGTTAATCATGCCTACACGGATACAGATGAAGATAAAGGCCAAGTTCGCGTTGGCTGTAATATATATGATGACCGCATTGAAATTACGGTTGTCGACCAAGGAAAAAGCTTTGATGTCGAATCTATCTCTAAAAATCTTGGCCCTGTAGATGGTAAATCAGTTGATCAACTGCATGAGGGAGGTTTAGGCCTCTTTCTGATAGATACATTAATGGACAAGGTAGAAATAAGCAGTGAAGCCGGTGTCGTTGTAATGATGACGAAGTATCTTCACAGAGATGAGGTGGAGGAACATGTCGACAGAATCTCACCAGCGCCTTCACAGTAA
- a CDS encoding STAS domain-containing protein has product MNLQINQDQINETYELNLTGEVDAYTAPKLKEVMLPLTETKGNIVIVDLSGIEYMDSTGLGIFVGALKSSKANNSSLKLRGMTERVKRIFEITGLTEVMDIESGVKGEAL; this is encoded by the coding sequence ATGAATTTGCAAATAAATCAAGACCAAATAAATGAAACATACGAGTTAAACCTTACGGGAGAAGTGGATGCTTATACGGCTCCTAAGTTAAAAGAAGTGATGCTTCCATTAACAGAGACAAAAGGAAACATCGTAATCGTAGATCTTTCTGGAATTGAATATATGGATAGCACAGGGCTAGGTATTTTCGTGGGAGCTTTAAAATCTTCCAAAGCAAATAACAGCTCTTTAAAATTAAGAGGCATGACAGAGCGCGTTAAGCGCATTTTTGAAATTACTGGATTAACGGAAGTAATGGATATTGAAAGTGGAGTAAAGGGGGAGGCGCTATGA
- a CDS encoding PP2C family protein-serine/threonine phosphatase, producing the protein MTAKDALIERYQDLLSVYLKAKTETTLYKGQQFSRKLLEQQISPEDLVSLHIQVMDELFPGMSEEMRDSFDFLLEAMIGYGFAYREHQSLRDKQQQLESEIEVAASMQQTLLLSDVPEFDQLDIGVVSVPAKKMNGDYYNFVKSGNSLSVAVADIIGKGIPAALCMSMIKYAMDSLPEEQMKPHLLLENLNRVVEQNVHSNMFITMFHGVYEPESHKFYYAGAGHEPGFFYQAKDDEFHDLIAKGLVLGVSRTTTYHPYEKMIEVGDMVILLSDGVTECRTSKGFIEREEVVSLIRKYMDLPSQKIVENVFQELDRLQGFELRDDFTLIILKRLV; encoded by the coding sequence TTGACCGCAAAAGACGCACTAATAGAACGTTATCAAGATTTATTATCGGTCTATCTAAAAGCTAAAACAGAGACGACCCTCTATAAAGGACAGCAATTCAGTAGGAAGTTATTAGAACAACAGATCTCACCAGAAGATCTTGTCAGCTTGCACATCCAAGTGATGGATGAGCTGTTTCCAGGTATGTCTGAGGAAATGAGAGATTCTTTTGACTTTCTGCTCGAAGCAATGATCGGCTACGGTTTTGCTTATCGAGAGCATCAGAGTTTGCGTGATAAGCAGCAACAGCTTGAATCAGAGATCGAAGTTGCCGCAAGTATGCAGCAGACGTTACTGCTCAGTGATGTGCCAGAGTTCGACCAGCTGGACATTGGTGTGGTGAGTGTTCCTGCTAAAAAAATGAACGGTGATTATTATAATTTTGTTAAGAGCGGCAACAGTTTAAGTGTTGCTGTAGCAGATATTATCGGTAAAGGCATACCTGCTGCACTCTGCATGTCTATGATTAAGTATGCGATGGACAGTTTACCTGAAGAACAAATGAAGCCACATCTGCTTTTAGAGAATTTAAACCGAGTAGTCGAACAAAACGTTCATAGCAACATGTTCATCACGATGTTTCATGGTGTTTACGAACCAGAAAGTCATAAGTTTTACTATGCAGGTGCTGGTCATGAACCAGGCTTTTTCTATCAAGCAAAGGATGATGAGTTTCATGACTTGATCGCAAAAGGTCTGGTTCTCGGTGTATCTAGAACAACCACTTACCATCCATACGAAAAGATGATAGAAGTGGGAGATATGGTTATTCTTCTTTCAGACGGAGTGACCGAGTGCAGAACAAGCAAAGGATTCATCGAAAGAGAAGAAGTTGTATCTCTTATTCGAAAGTATATGGATCTGCCCTCACAAAAGATTGTTGAAAATGTATTTCAGGAGCTTGATCGTCTTCAAGGCTTTGAGCTCAGAGATGATTTCACTTTAATTATTTTAAAGCGACTGGTTTAA
- a CDS encoding anti-sigma regulatory factor, which produces MDIQSCVEVRNEWDIVSARQLGRNMAKELGFGNVDQARITTAISELARNIYLYAGRGKICIEPIDQLGRKGLRIVALDNGPGIREIRKVMEDGYTTSGGLGAGLPGVKRLMDEFSIESTVDVGTEISATKWLR; this is translated from the coding sequence ATGGACATCCAATCCTGTGTGGAAGTACGCAACGAGTGGGACATCGTAAGTGCCCGTCAACTCGGACGAAACATGGCTAAAGAGCTAGGTTTCGGAAACGTTGACCAAGCAAGAATAACAACAGCTATATCCGAACTCGCCCGTAACATTTATCTATATGCAGGACGAGGAAAAATTTGCATTGAACCAATCGATCAATTAGGAAGAAAAGGACTACGTATCGTAGCCTTAGATAATGGTCCTGGAATTCGAGAGATCCGAAAAGTGATGGAAGATGGATATACAACTTCTGGCGGATTAGGAGCTGGATTACCAGGCGTGAAGCGATTAATGGATGAATTCTCAATCGAATCCACTGTAGATGTGGGGACGGAGATATCAGCTACTAAATGGCTTCGTTAG
- a CDS encoding STAS domain-containing protein encodes MRIPILKLHEYLLITIQVEMDDQTALQFQEDLLNKIHDTGAKGVVIDLTSVDMIDSFIAKVLGDVVRMSKLMGAQVVLTGIQPAVAITLIDLGISMREVSTALDLEQGLDKLRLELEG; translated from the coding sequence ATGAGAATTCCTATTTTAAAATTGCACGAATATTTATTGATCACCATTCAAGTAGAGATGGACGATCAGACAGCTCTCCAATTTCAAGAAGACTTGCTTAATAAAATTCACGATACAGGTGCGAAAGGAGTGGTTATTGACCTAACGTCAGTAGACATGATCGACTCCTTTATAGCTAAAGTTCTTGGAGATGTAGTAAGGATGTCAAAATTAATGGGAGCTCAAGTTGTATTAACAGGAATACAACCAGCAGTTGCTATTACTCTAATTGACCTTGGAATTTCAATGAGGGAAGTTTCGACAGCACTTGACTTAGAACAGGGGCTTGATAAATTGCGTCTGGAACTGGAGGGATGA
- a CDS encoding STAS domain-containing protein produces the protein MDNLIVQMINENQETLKNNWLKEVKLFKEKELVGTTLKFSEETDQQFFSMLIKHINFHDISKDGTLDDFFDQVLHTGLPLSYLTQGLQAARRVVLNLLVETENDKEKVAAVYREIDRWLDPILNRVVENSSQIWERTVSVQKTALLELSAPLIPVFKNISVMPLIGSIDTERAKLIMENLLNGVIKYRSEVVLIDITGVPVVDTMVAHHIIQAADAVRLLGSTCILVGIRPEIAQTIVSLGIDLSLFPTKSTLQKGMENALEITNQQLISNK, from the coding sequence TTGGACAACTTGATTGTACAGATGATCAATGAAAATCAAGAAACCCTAAAAAATAATTGGCTTAAAGAAGTTAAGCTTTTTAAAGAGAAAGAACTCGTTGGAACAACTTTAAAGTTTAGTGAAGAAACGGACCAACAGTTTTTTTCTATGTTAATCAAGCACATTAATTTTCATGATATATCTAAAGACGGAACACTTGATGATTTTTTTGATCAAGTTCTTCATACAGGTTTACCATTAAGTTATTTAACGCAAGGACTTCAAGCCGCACGTCGCGTTGTTCTAAATCTTTTAGTTGAGACGGAAAACGACAAAGAGAAGGTAGCGGCTGTTTACCGTGAGATTGATCGCTGGTTAGATCCGATTTTAAATCGCGTCGTTGAAAACTCCTCTCAAATATGGGAGAGAACGGTTTCTGTTCAAAAGACGGCATTATTAGAGCTTTCTGCTCCGTTGATTCCAGTCTTTAAAAACATCAGTGTGATGCCTCTCATCGGATCGATTGATACTGAACGTGCGAAGCTGATTATGGAAAACCTTTTAAATGGTGTGATCAAATATCGCTCGGAAGTGGTGCTAATCGATATTACGGGTGTACCTGTCGTTGATACGATGGTTGCTCACCATATTATTCAAGCAGCAGATGCTGTGCGTTTATTAGGTTCAACGTGTATCCTAGTAGGAATACGTCCTGAAATCGCACAGACCATTGTAAGCTTAGGCATCGATCTTAGCTTGTTCCCAACGAAAAGTACGCTTCAAAAGGGTATGGAAAACGCTCTTGAAATCACAAATCAGCAGTTAATTAGCAATAAATAG
- a CDS encoding type II toxin-antitoxin system PemK/MazF family toxin — protein sequence MIVKRGDVYFADLSPVVGSEQGGIRPVLIIQNDIGNRFSPTVIVAAITAQIQKAKLPTHVEIDSKKYGFERDSVILLEQIRTIDKQRLTDKITQLDEDMMRRVDDALQISTGLVDF from the coding sequence TTGATAGTCAAACGCGGAGACGTTTACTTTGCAGATCTTTCACCGGTAGTTGGATCAGAACAGGGTGGAATTCGGCCTGTACTGATCATTCAGAATGATATCGGGAACCGTTTTAGCCCTACTGTTATCGTAGCAGCAATTACAGCTCAAATACAGAAAGCAAAACTTCCAACACATGTTGAAATAGATTCGAAAAAATACGGCTTTGAACGGGATTCAGTTATTTTGCTTGAACAGATCAGAACGATTGACAAGCAAAGATTAACAGATAAAATAACACAACTGGATGAAGACATGATGCGCAGGGTAGACGACGCATTGCAGATCAGTACTGGTCTGGTTGATTTTTAA
- a CDS encoding ribbon-helix-helix protein, CopG family, with protein MSELNTKRIVISLPQKLLSEVDRVIKKENLDRSEFIHQATEMFLRERKNKRQFRDEMKQGYMEMAKINLTIASEAFMLEEEADHTLDRLVSGV; from the coding sequence GTGTCCGAATTGAACACAAAACGAATAGTGATTAGTCTTCCTCAGAAATTACTAAGTGAGGTAGATCGCGTCATAAAGAAAGAGAATTTGGACCGCAGCGAATTTATCCATCAAGCTACTGAGATGTTTCTTCGTGAGCGGAAGAATAAGCGTCAGTTTCGTGATGAGATGAAACAGGGTTACATGGAAATGGCTAAGATCAATCTAACGATTGCTTCAGAAGCATTTATGTTAGAGGAGGAAGCCGATCATACCTTGGACCGCTTAGTTAGCGGGGTGTAG
- the alr gene encoding alanine racemase: MDKHHYYRDTWAEIDLGKISQNIKSFKKHLPEQKMMAVVKANGYGHGAFQVAEEALRSGAEWLAVAMLDEGLALRKQGITAPILVMNRVRPEYANLAAENEISLTVFQKDWLIEAQSCLKETKHQIKLHLKIDTGMGRVGFREESELQEVAHFIKQSSVFEAEGVFTHFATADEWESELFEQQRKSFIKYIDLLQSWGLKPTLIHSANSAAALRKVEGPFNLVRLGISMYGLAPSSELKQDLPFSLQEAFSLHSRLIHVKKLLPGDTVSYGATYTATKEEWVGTLPIGYADGWQRRLSPGASVLIKGERMPIIGRICMDQCMVRLPKRLDVGEVATLIGSQKAERIEMDEIARIAETINYEIPCLISARVPRVYTKKGRILENMNVILNF, from the coding sequence ATGGATAAACATCATTATTATCGAGACACTTGGGCGGAAATCGACCTGGGCAAGATCAGTCAAAATATAAAATCTTTTAAGAAACATCTCCCTGAACAAAAAATGATGGCTGTCGTAAAAGCGAACGGATACGGCCATGGCGCTTTTCAAGTTGCCGAAGAGGCTTTGAGATCAGGAGCTGAGTGGCTAGCTGTTGCGATGCTGGATGAAGGGTTAGCTTTACGTAAACAAGGAATCACGGCACCGATTTTAGTTATGAACCGTGTACGTCCGGAATATGCTAATCTTGCGGCAGAAAATGAAATAAGCCTTACAGTCTTTCAAAAGGATTGGCTCATAGAGGCACAATCGTGTTTAAAAGAAACAAAACATCAAATCAAGCTTCATCTGAAGATTGACACCGGTATGGGGCGAGTAGGATTTAGAGAAGAAAGTGAGCTGCAAGAAGTGGCGCACTTCATCAAACAATCTTCTGTTTTTGAAGCAGAAGGGGTGTTTACTCATTTTGCAACTGCGGATGAATGGGAATCAGAGCTTTTTGAACAACAGAGAAAAAGTTTTATTAAATATATAGACTTGCTGCAATCATGGGGATTGAAGCCAACCCTCATTCACAGCGCCAATAGCGCAGCTGCTCTCAGAAAAGTTGAAGGACCTTTCAATCTTGTTCGACTCGGAATCAGTATGTACGGTTTAGCGCCATCTAGCGAATTAAAACAAGACTTGCCTTTTTCACTCCAAGAGGCGTTCAGCCTTCACTCCCGACTCATTCATGTTAAAAAACTGTTGCCTGGAGATACTGTAAGTTATGGAGCTACTTATACGGCAACAAAAGAAGAATGGGTAGGCACACTTCCGATTGGATATGCAGACGGATGGCAAAGAAGATTATCCCCAGGAGCCTCGGTGCTCATAAAGGGAGAACGGATGCCAATCATCGGCAGAATCTGTATGGATCAGTGCATGGTCAGACTTCCAAAGAGATTAGATGTTGGCGAAGTTGCCACTTTAATAGGAAGTCAGAAAGCGGAAAGAATAGAAATGGATGAGATCGCACGTATCGCAGAAACGATAAATTATGAAATTCCATGCCTCATTTCTGCTCGAGTGCCGAGAGTTTATACGAAAAAGGGTCGAATTTTAGAAAATATGAATGTAATTCTAAATTTTTAG
- a CDS encoding outer membrane lipoprotein carrier protein LolA yields MKKTLSMMLTAFMIVLVLSACGAQSQNDVLDSLEERMESMTGYKAEAKMTLSTGEKPLTYDLEIWHKKPDFYRVSLKNAEKDQSQMILRNKDGVFVLTPALNKSFRFQSDWPENNSQVYLFQSLISDILNDTDRGFKSKEKSYVFHTKTNYQNKNLYQQEITLNKDLDPQQVRIMDQDQKELVRLDFSKVKFNAKFDKNSFDMESNMSSAQFEVPTFSGAGDEFEVLYPTYTANLNIVNEREVAQGTDDSKVVLNYADEDKSFTLMQQKNTAVETASRLTMSSGEPVDLGFTVGAMTDQSITWNFNGVDYLLVSNNLGQDELMAIARSVSGEAIK; encoded by the coding sequence ATGAAGAAAACACTGTCAATGATGTTGACGGCGTTCATGATCGTGTTGGTTCTGTCGGCATGTGGTGCGCAAAGCCAGAACGATGTTTTGGATTCTTTGGAAGAAAGAATGGAATCCATGACGGGTTACAAAGCGGAAGCCAAGATGACATTGAGCACAGGAGAGAAGCCACTGACTTATGATTTAGAAATTTGGCACAAGAAGCCGGATTTTTACCGAGTCAGCTTAAAAAATGCTGAAAAAGATCAAAGTCAGATGATACTGCGTAACAAAGATGGAGTTTTCGTTCTTACGCCAGCTCTTAATAAAAGTTTCCGTTTCCAAAGTGACTGGCCTGAAAATAACAGCCAAGTTTATTTGTTCCAATCACTCATCTCGGACATTTTAAATGATACAGACCGAGGGTTTAAATCAAAAGAGAAAAGCTATGTTTTCCATACAAAAACAAATTATCAAAACAAAAACTTATATCAGCAAGAGATCACATTAAACAAAGATCTTGATCCGCAACAAGTACGAATCATGGATCAAGATCAAAAAGAACTTGTGAGACTGGATTTCTCTAAAGTGAAGTTCAATGCAAAGTTTGACAAGAACTCTTTCGATATGGAATCAAACATGAGCAGTGCCCAATTTGAAGTTCCTACTTTTTCAGGTGCTGGAGATGAGTTCGAAGTGCTGTATCCGACTTATACAGCAAACTTAAACATCGTAAATGAAAGAGAAGTGGCACAAGGGACAGATGACTCCAAAGTAGTATTGAACTATGCGGACGAAGATAAATCATTTACATTGATGCAGCAGAAGAACACAGCTGTTGAAACAGCTTCCCGGCTTACGATGTCGAGCGGTGAACCCGTTGATCTAGGCTTTACTGTTGGGGCAATGACAGATCAATCGATAACATGGAATTTTAACGGTGTTGATTACTTGTTAGTCTCTAACAATCTCGGTCAAGATGAGTTGATGGCAATTGCACGCTCAGTGAGCGGAGAGGCGATTAAATAA
- the acpS gene encoding holo-ACP synthase — protein MIVGTGIDMIELKRIKQVVSHQPRFLERVLTPFEQKRFSSLNGNRRFEYLAGRFAAKEAMAKALGVGIGAELSWQDMEIKSDEKGKPFLTSPYPYLCHLSISHTKEYAIAQVVLESSSS, from the coding sequence ATGATTGTAGGAACAGGCATCGACATGATCGAGCTAAAACGAATCAAACAAGTTGTTTCCCACCAGCCTCGATTTCTGGAGCGGGTGTTAACACCTTTCGAACAAAAAAGATTTTCTTCTTTAAACGGCAACAGGAGATTTGAATATCTTGCAGGACGTTTTGCCGCAAAAGAAGCCATGGCCAAAGCGCTCGGTGTTGGAATAGGTGCTGAACTTTCATGGCAGGACATGGAGATTAAATCAGATGAAAAGGGTAAGCCTTTCCTTACTTCTCCTTATCCATATTTATGTCATCTTTCTATCTCTCATACGAAGGAATACGCGATCGCACAAGTAGTTTTAGAAAGCTCGTCAAGCTAG
- a CDS encoding rhomboid family intramembrane serine protease, with product MFIRDESFQTFIRRYPIVTFLVAAHIIVFLLINFTPFSTSLYHFMVGSNYYITAGEYWRLFTPIVTHEAAGHLIFNSFSLVLFGPALEGILGKVRFIIGYLGAGLIANIATLLLLPLSYAHIGASGAIFGLFGIYVYMLYNHRQYIDQANTQILLVVLGISLVTTFMNARINVMGHLFGLIGGAALAPIIFASLHRKKKRW from the coding sequence ATGTTCATAAGAGATGAAAGCTTTCAGACCTTTATTCGACGTTATCCTATTGTGACGTTTTTAGTAGCTGCACATATTATCGTGTTTCTTCTTATTAATTTTACCCCTTTTTCTACCTCTTTGTATCATTTTATGGTCGGGTCTAATTATTACATCACCGCTGGAGAGTACTGGCGTTTATTCACCCCCATTGTTACACATGAGGCTGCAGGTCATTTGATCTTCAACTCGTTCTCACTTGTTTTGTTCGGTCCTGCACTCGAAGGGATCCTTGGGAAAGTAAGGTTTATTATCGGGTATCTTGGTGCTGGTTTAATCGCAAATATTGCTACGTTACTATTGCTGCCACTTTCATACGCACATATTGGAGCATCAGGGGCTATTTTTGGTTTGTTCGGGATCTACGTTTATATGCTCTATAACCACCGTCAATATATCGACCAAGCCAACACACAGATTCTTCTTGTTGTTCTAGGAATAAGTCTCGTAACCACGTTTATGAATGCAAGAATCAATGTGATGGGTCACCTGTTCGGTTTGATTGGTGGCGCCGCTCTTGCTCCAATCATTTTTGCTTCCCTTCATCGCAAGAAAAAACGATGGTAA
- a CDS encoding STAS domain-containing protein encodes MSSVLPVPYVKIDKQGVILTKSAKAIELLDLQAETIRDCFDEESHNKLMKFMMPFEGEKTFEANIKARNQPFLLCDISLCWEEEFAHIVFIPIGKHVQGLEDKLLELRLRLSSTDFELFEKKEALEDAMKRLDELSGPFIPISEKMAFVPLFGDVNESKMITVTGNALKAAYEGQFEEIFFDLSATGEIDEGGVQKLSELFRMLQYMNGKPVKIIGVKPKHARQLTALDVDWPVYFETSLKDVLIEHLQIGKAPQV; translated from the coding sequence ATGAGCAGTGTCCTACCCGTACCATACGTAAAGATCGATAAACAAGGAGTTATTCTTACTAAATCTGCAAAAGCTATTGAATTGTTGGACTTGCAGGCTGAAACGATTCGTGACTGTTTTGACGAAGAAAGTCATAACAAGTTAATGAAGTTTATGATGCCTTTTGAAGGAGAAAAGACGTTTGAAGCTAATATAAAGGCGAGGAATCAACCTTTCTTGCTTTGTGATATCTCTTTATGTTGGGAAGAGGAATTTGCTCACATTGTTTTTATCCCGATTGGAAAACATGTTCAAGGGCTAGAAGATAAGCTTTTGGAGCTTAGACTGAGACTTTCTTCTACAGATTTTGAACTATTTGAGAAGAAAGAAGCGTTAGAAGACGCGATGAAACGGCTTGATGAATTGTCTGGCCCGTTCATACCGATTTCTGAAAAAATGGCGTTTGTTCCTTTATTTGGTGATGTGAACGAGAGCAAGATGATTACCGTTACAGGAAACGCTCTGAAGGCCGCGTACGAAGGTCAGTTTGAAGAAATTTTCTTTGACCTATCTGCTACAGGAGAAATCGATGAAGGCGGCGTTCAAAAGTTAAGCGAACTGTTCCGTATGCTTCAATATATGAACGGAAAACCAGTGAAAATTATCGGAGTAAAGCCGAAACACGCTAGGCAACTGACTGCTCTAGACGTAGATTGGCCCGTCTATTTTGAAACCTCATTAAAAGATGTGTTGATCGAGCATCTTCAAATAGGGAAAGCACCTCAAGTGTGA
- a CDS encoding cobalamin B12-binding domain-containing protein encodes MAISEAEKLARLFLEGNHAEALRFIKQQPDQNRMVLFRDLFTPAMYMIGDLWENNEISVADEHLATGVCDFVLSRLFQVSADETTHKKKAMFLCLQGEQHYLGIKMINSLFEEKGWETKYYGASLPLEYALKSALQWKPEVIGLSVSIVYNLPVLKNYVRALAALPNKPDILVGGRLTEKYELEPYVNKQGIIIKNLQQVEKWLDEYTDERINAYK; translated from the coding sequence ATGGCTATTTCAGAAGCTGAAAAGTTGGCGCGTCTGTTCTTAGAAGGGAATCATGCTGAGGCATTACGTTTCATCAAGCAGCAGCCAGATCAAAATCGAATGGTTTTGTTTCGAGACCTGTTTACTCCTGCAATGTATATGATTGGAGACCTTTGGGAGAATAATGAGATTTCTGTCGCTGATGAACATCTAGCAACGGGAGTTTGTGACTTTGTTCTTTCTAGGCTGTTTCAAGTATCAGCAGATGAAACAACACATAAAAAGAAAGCCATGTTTTTGTGCTTGCAGGGAGAACAGCATTATCTTGGAATTAAGATGATCAATAGCCTTTTTGAAGAAAAAGGCTGGGAAACGAAGTATTATGGAGCAAGTCTTCCGTTAGAATATGCATTAAAATCAGCGCTGCAATGGAAGCCTGAAGTCATCGGGTTATCTGTTTCTATCGTGTATAACCTACCTGTGCTAAAAAATTATGTTCGTGCTCTAGCTGCATTACCGAATAAACCTGATATTTTAGTAGGCGGAAGGCTAACTGAAAAATATGAACTTGAACCATATGTAAATAAACAAGGGATCATTATTAAGAATCTCCAACAGGTAGAAAAGTGGCTGGATGAATATACTGATGAGAGGATTAACGCCTACAAATGA
- a CDS encoding antibiotic biosynthesis monooxygenase, whose product MYTVFSTFDVPNEKADEVINIYKNRSRSVDNADGFVDFLLLQNDKRAGELTVQLIFTSKDAYLKWVRSEEFKKIHDLEKKYPDQELAAVVPTVKQYKVVAK is encoded by the coding sequence ATGTATACCGTCTTTTCTACGTTTGATGTCCCAAATGAAAAAGCAGACGAAGTTATAAATATATATAAGAACCGTTCTAGATCAGTAGATAACGCCGATGGTTTTGTTGATTTTTTATTGCTTCAGAACGATAAGCGGGCAGGTGAGTTGACCGTTCAACTGATTTTCACTTCTAAAGACGCTTATCTAAAGTGGGTAAGAAGTGAGGAGTTTAAGAAAATTCATGATTTAGAAAAGAAATATCCTGATCAAGAATTAGCAGCTGTCGTACCCACTGTGAAGCAATATAAGGTGGTTGCAAAATGA
- a CDS encoding DinB family protein — MNATASLTETLLEELYVVVRTTKQLLKKADPSVYDFRPVENMRSFLELANHLVQIPHIDLAILQEKSEQEIRQLEKKLSAENVTELTHVLEEGYHLAKSYFLSLSEEDFLKKETKAFYAEKGATQAKWLVEIVTHSYHHRGQLFTYLKQTNHDVNMFDLY; from the coding sequence ATGAATGCTACGGCTTCCTTAACAGAGACGTTACTCGAAGAATTGTATGTTGTGGTTCGAACGACCAAACAATTATTAAAAAAAGCAGATCCTTCTGTTTACGATTTTCGTCCCGTTGAAAACATGAGATCTTTTTTAGAACTAGCCAATCATTTGGTTCAGATTCCTCATATCGACTTAGCGATTTTGCAGGAAAAATCAGAGCAAGAAATTCGTCAGCTTGAAAAGAAGTTATCAGCAGAAAATGTTACAGAGTTAACTCATGTATTAGAAGAAGGGTATCATCTAGCTAAATCTTATTTTTTATCTCTTTCTGAAGAAGATTTTTTAAAGAAAGAAACGAAGGCGTTTTATGCTGAAAAAGGCGCTACGCAAGCAAAATGGCTAGTGGAAATTGTGACTCATAGCTATCATCACCGTGGACAGTTGTTTACTTATCTTAAACAGACCAACCATGATGTGAATATGTTTGATCTTTACTGA